One Dioscorea cayenensis subsp. rotundata cultivar TDr96_F1 chromosome 17, TDr96_F1_v2_PseudoChromosome.rev07_lg8_w22 25.fasta, whole genome shotgun sequence DNA window includes the following coding sequences:
- the LOC120280417 gene encoding chalcone synthase J-like yields the protein MVGIQATQRPEKPLGQAAILALATANPSNVVDQSTFTDYYFRMTKNEDDLALKEKFKRVSAKTTVRKRHVHLTEEILKENPNMCEYKAPSMDARQEIIISAVPNLARDAAEKALSEWGQPRDEITHMIFCTMSGSDMPGADYRLLKLLNLKTNIKRLMFYHLGCYAGGTALRVAKDIAENNKNARVLVVCAELNVDFFRGPDVTDFFNSCAQAIFGDGAAALVIGADPVIPVEKPLYEIVSATQVILPDSEHAVQGRFREVGLTIHSTAQLPDIIAKNLEPSLVEAFEPLGISDWNELFWLAHPGGPGVLDRVAEELRLGPNKLDDSRHVLREYGNMSSATVLFILNEMRHRSVAEKKGTTGDGLEFGVLYGFGPGLTVEMVVLRSVPI from the exons atggTAGGAATTCAAGCAACTCAAAGGCCGGAGAAGCCTCTCGGTCAAGCTGCCATCCTTGCCCTCGCCACCGCCAATCCATCCAACGTGGTCGACCAAAGCACCTTCACTGACTACTACTTCCGCATGACCAAAAATGAAGATGATCTAGCTCTCAAAGAGAAGTTCAAACGTGTTT CGGCAAAAACAACAGTGAGGAAGAGGCATGTCCATCTAACTGAAGAAATACTAAAAGAAAACCCAAACATGTGTGAGTACAAGGCACCATCAATGGACGCACGGCAGGAGATTATAATCTCCGCAGTGCCAAACCTCGCCAGAGATGCTGCCGAGAAAGCACTAAGTGAATGGGGTCAACCAAGAGATGAAATCACACACATGATCTTCTGTACTATGTCCGGCTCCGACATGCCCGGAGCTGACTACAGACTACTCAAGCTCCTCAATCTCAAAACCAACATAAAACGTCTCATGTTCTACCACCTCGGCTGCTATGCCGGCGGCACTGCTCTCCGTGTTGCCAAAGACATCGCCGAGAACAACAAGAACGCCCGAGTTCTTGTTGTATGTGCAGAGCTTAATGTTGATTTTTTCCGTGGTCCTGACGTGACCGACTTCTTCAACAGCTGCGCGCAAGCTATTTTCGGTGATGGTGCAGCCGCATTGGTTATCGGAGCTGATCCGGTCATCCCGGTAGAAAAGCCTTTGTATGAAATAGTATCAGCGACGCAGGTTATACTCCCCGACAGCGAACATGCAGTCCAAGGACGTTTTAGAGAAGTTGGCTTGACAATCCATTCGACTGCACAATTACCGGATATCATAGCAAAGAACTTAGAACCAAGCTTGGTGGAAGCTTTTGAGCCTTTGGGGATCTCTGACTGGAATGAATTGTTCTGGTTGGCTCATCCAGGAGGGCCGGGAGTGCTGGATAGAGTGGCGGAAGAGCTTAGGTTGGGGCCGAACAAGCTTGATGATTCCAGACATGTGCTGAGAGAGTATGGCAACATGTCCAGTGCCactgttttgtttattttgaatgaGATGAGACACCGGTCAGTGGCGGAGAAGAAGGGGACTACCGGAGATGGGCTTGAGTTTGGAGTTCTTTATGGGTTTGGTCCTGGACTCACAGTGGAGATGGTGGTGCTCCGTAGTGTTCCTATTTGA